A stretch of the Octopus bimaculoides isolate UCB-OBI-ISO-001 chromosome 8, ASM119413v2, whole genome shotgun sequence genome encodes the following:
- the LOC106880080 gene encoding uncharacterized protein LOC106880080 produces MFQSVTKFFTKRNTKHHKRSFDKDYNAANAFILLVTEKMEELSNIKTQTASDRYEIESNENSEQSSDSYSYCDNLNTNDSAVYYKNKNLCDSRSVSATNVRERRKHSSCNKNGSVCENETLQKDIISADKFPANTQVEYDQLNNLHESGCANWDNSKKCISRNNCKFKRRTKVDYSWLFDRKNIPRLNRFDRGKLRECCQLMTYDQSILAYDVLQKLIEDISEPSVIPEILDTIIMYILGQEKESASFKDLFRRRNLTEICWQGYMRPFGLILSALFPKKFKQSPDPDRQNEAIKIASVVKESLMKKCNKVFVNKASTESDVFESPNEAKDINVVYVQRVDQDRGQTSAQKSYGNQQSYKLCKIDKFYFRNSNNILSNSMYRSQICRLQPASRERINSEAQFRRRKRLIKRRSQAVTVRVIRDFNSKP; encoded by the coding sequence ATGTTTCAATCCGTGACGAAGTTTTTTACCAAACGAAATACAAAGCATCATAAAAGGTCATTTGATAAAGATTACAATGCAGCGAACGCGTTCATACTTCTCGTCACAGAGAAAATGGAGGAATTATCAAATATCAAAACTCAAACTGCCAGCGATCGCTATGAAATTGAGTCTAATGAAAATAGCGAACAGAGTTCTGACAGTTACAGCTATTGCGATAACTTgaatactaatgattctgctgtttattacaaaaataaaaatctctGTGATTCACGCAGTGTTAGTGCAACAAATgttagagaaaggagaaaacatTCGAGTTGTAATAAGAACGGATCTGTTTGTGAAAACGAAACACTCCAGAAAGATATCATTTCTGCCGATAAATTCCCCGCAAATACACAAGTGGAATATGACCAGCTGAATAATCTACATGAATCAGGCTGTGCTAATTGGGATAATTCTAAAAAATGTATTAGCAGGAATAATTGCAAATTTAAGCGTCGAACTAAAGTTGATTATTCTTGGTTATTTGATAGAAAAAATATTCCACGATTGAACAGATTCGACCGGGGGAAATTACGAGAATGTTGTCAGTTAATGACTTATGATCAGAGTATATTAGCATATGATGTACTTCAAAAACTCATTGAAGATATATCAGAACCGTCGGTTATCCCAGAAATATTAGATAccattattatgtatatacttgGGCAAGAGAAAGAATCCGCAAGTTTTAAAGATCTCTTCAGGAGAAGAAACCTAACCGAAATCTGCTGGCAAGGATACATGCGTCCCTTCGGCCTAATTTTATCAGCGCTTTTTCCGAAAAAATTTAAACAATCGCCTGATCCTGATCGTCAAAATGAAGCAATCAAAATAGCAAGCGTTGTTAAAGAATCCCTTATGAAAAAATGCAATAAGGTTTTTGTGAATAAGGCTTCAACAGAAAGCGATGTATTCGAGTCACCAAATGAGGCTAAAGACATCAATGTAGTGTATGTTCAAAGAGTGGACCAGGACCGAGGACAAACAAGTGCACAGAAATCTTATGGGAATCAACAATCATATAAACTTTGCAAAATAGATaagttttattttagaaattcaaacaatatattGTCAAATAGCATGTATAGATCTCAGATTTGCCGTTTACAACCTGCCAGCAGAGAAAGGATTAATAGTGAAGCACAATTCAGAAGAAGGAAAAGATTAATAAAGCGTCGTTCTCAAGCAGTAACTGTACGAGTGATTCGTGATTTCAACTCTAAGCcatag